The following proteins come from a genomic window of Azospirillum humicireducens:
- a CDS encoding dicarboxylate/amino acid:cation symporter, translating into MSAHAIDARRDGAKKPFYTNLTFQVLSAITIGILLGHFYPSVAVQMKPLGDLFIKMVKMVIGPIVFLTVVTGISSIGNLKKVGKVGGKALLYFEVVTTFALGIGLLVVNLVRPGAGMNIVPGQLQADSVQKYATTAKEHGFIDFVVGIVPDNVVGAFVQGDMLQILFFAVVFGVALSAMGQKGKVVEDIFDKIGHALFGVIGILMRVAPVGAFGAMSFTIGKYGISSLTALGQLMASVYITMAIFVFVVLGGIAKAYGFSIWNFIRYIRQELLIVLGTSSSESVLPRMMEKMQKFGCSKHVVGLVIPTGYSFNLDGTSIYLSMAAIFIAQAFNVDLTIWQQLYILVILMLTSKGAAAVTGGGFVTLAATLSATGVLPIEGLALLLGVDRFMSEARALTNLIGNGVATVVVAKMEGEFDETKAVAEYQQHFKEPALAQL; encoded by the coding sequence ATGAGCGCACACGCCATCGACGCGCGCCGGGATGGGGCGAAGAAGCCCTTCTACACCAACCTGACCTTCCAGGTTCTGAGCGCCATCACCATCGGCATCCTGCTGGGCCATTTCTATCCGTCCGTCGCGGTACAGATGAAGCCGCTGGGCGACCTGTTCATCAAGATGGTCAAGATGGTGATCGGCCCGATCGTCTTCCTGACGGTGGTGACCGGCATCTCCTCGATCGGCAACCTGAAGAAGGTCGGCAAGGTCGGCGGCAAGGCGCTGCTGTATTTCGAGGTGGTGACCACCTTCGCGCTCGGCATCGGCCTGCTGGTCGTCAACCTCGTGCGTCCGGGCGCCGGCATGAACATCGTGCCCGGCCAGTTGCAGGCCGATTCGGTGCAGAAATACGCCACAACCGCCAAGGAACACGGCTTCATCGACTTCGTCGTCGGCATCGTGCCGGACAACGTCGTCGGCGCCTTCGTCCAGGGCGACATGCTGCAGATCCTGTTCTTCGCCGTGGTGTTCGGCGTCGCGCTGTCGGCCATGGGCCAGAAGGGCAAGGTGGTCGAGGACATCTTCGACAAGATCGGCCATGCCCTGTTCGGCGTGATCGGCATCCTGATGCGCGTCGCCCCGGTCGGTGCCTTCGGCGCCATGTCCTTCACCATCGGCAAGTACGGCATCTCCTCGCTGACCGCTCTCGGCCAGCTGATGGCGTCGGTCTACATCACCATGGCGATCTTCGTGTTCGTCGTGCTGGGCGGCATCGCCAAGGCCTACGGCTTCAGCATCTGGAACTTCATCCGCTACATCCGCCAGGAACTGCTGATCGTGCTCGGCACCTCCTCCTCGGAGTCCGTGCTGCCGCGCATGATGGAGAAGATGCAGAAGTTCGGCTGCTCCAAGCATGTCGTCGGCCTCGTCATCCCGACCGGCTATTCCTTCAACCTCGACGGCACCTCCATCTACCTGTCGATGGCCGCGATCTTCATCGCCCAGGCCTTCAACGTCGACCTGACGATCTGGCAGCAGCTCTATATCCTGGTCATCCTGATGCTGACCTCCAAGGGTGCGGCAGCGGTGACCGGTGGCGGCTTCGTGACGCTGGCCGCCACCCTGTCGGCCACCGGCGTCCTGCCGATCGAAGGCCTGGCCCTGCTGCTGGGTGTCGACCGCTTCATGTCGGAAGCCCGCGCCCTGACCAACCTGATCGGCAACGGCGTCGCCACCGTCGTCGTCGCCAAGATGGAAGGCGAGTTCGACGAGACCAAGGCGGTCGCCGAGTATCAGCAGCACTTCAAGGAGCCGGCTCTGGCCCAGCTGTGA
- a CDS encoding sigma-54-dependent transcriptional regulator, giving the protein MTQTTSENSVPVNAGSVLFVDDERAVRLAGQQALELAGFAVTACDGAERALRHLGRDWPGCLVTDVRMPQMDGLALLARVREIDPDLPVILITGHGDVPMAVEAMRNGAYDFLEKPFPSDRLTEIARRAVEKRRLVMENRRLRAQIAGGADPAGTIVGRTAGIERLRTTIAAVADTDADVLVFGETGTGKEMVARALHEASGRRKSPFVALNCGAMPEAIFESELFGHEAGAFTGAAKRRVGRIEHASGGTLFLDEIESMPLSLQVKLLRVIQERVVEPLGSNEQVAVDLRVVAATKTDLRQAADAGTFRADLYYRLNVVVLTIPPLRERRDDIPLLFQHFVAQAATRYNREPRVPTREQMQRLMDQNWPGNVRELRNAADRFVLGLEEVAPAAPAPSTLSLAEQVDLFEKGLIQSELARQRGSVKAAIEALNIPRKTFYDKLKRYGLSREDFIE; this is encoded by the coding sequence ATGACTCAGACCACTTCGGAAAACTCCGTCCCGGTGAACGCCGGCAGCGTCCTGTTCGTCGATGACGAGCGCGCGGTGCGGCTGGCCGGTCAGCAGGCGCTGGAACTGGCGGGATTCGCGGTGACGGCCTGCGACGGGGCGGAACGGGCATTGCGCCATCTCGGCCGCGACTGGCCGGGCTGCCTCGTCACCGATGTGCGGATGCCGCAGATGGACGGGCTGGCGTTGCTGGCGCGGGTACGGGAGATCGATCCCGACCTGCCGGTCATCCTGATCACCGGTCATGGCGACGTGCCGATGGCGGTGGAGGCGATGCGCAATGGCGCCTATGACTTCCTGGAGAAGCCCTTCCCGTCCGACCGGCTGACCGAGATCGCCCGCCGCGCGGTCGAGAAGCGCCGGCTGGTGATGGAGAACCGACGGCTGCGGGCGCAGATCGCCGGCGGCGCCGATCCTGCCGGGACCATCGTCGGCCGTACCGCCGGCATCGAGCGGCTGCGCACCACCATCGCCGCGGTCGCCGACACCGATGCCGACGTGCTGGTGTTCGGCGAAACCGGCACCGGCAAGGAAATGGTGGCCCGCGCGCTTCACGAGGCGAGCGGGCGGCGCAAGAGCCCCTTCGTCGCGCTGAACTGCGGCGCGATGCCGGAAGCCATCTTCGAGAGCGAGCTGTTCGGCCATGAGGCCGGCGCCTTCACCGGCGCGGCCAAGCGCCGCGTCGGCCGGATCGAGCATGCCAGCGGCGGCACCTTGTTCCTGGACGAGATCGAAAGCATGCCGCTGTCGCTGCAGGTCAAGCTGCTGCGGGTGATCCAGGAACGGGTGGTCGAGCCGCTGGGATCGAACGAGCAGGTTGCGGTCGACCTGCGGGTGGTCGCCGCCACCAAGACGGATCTGCGGCAGGCGGCGGATGCCGGGACCTTCCGCGCCGACCTCTATTATCGCCTGAATGTGGTGGTGCTGACCATTCCGCCGCTGCGCGAACGGCGCGACGACATCCCATTGCTGTTCCAGCATTTCGTCGCCCAGGCTGCCACACGCTACAACCGCGAGCCGCGCGTGCCGACCCGCGAGCAGATGCAGCGTCTGATGGACCAGAACTGGCCGGGCAACGTCCGTGAACTGCGCAATGCCGCCGACCGCTTCGTGCTGGGGCTGGAGGAGGTGGCGCCGGCCGCGCCCGCACCGTCCACGCTGTCGCTCGCCGAACAGGTGGACCTGTTCGAGAAAGGCCTGATCCAGTCCGAACTGGCCCGGCAGCGCGGCAGCGTCAAGGCAGCCATCGAGGCGCTGAACATCCCGCGCAAGACCTTCTACGACAAGCTGAAGCGCTACGGCCTGAGCCGGGAGGATTTCATCGAGTAA
- the treZ gene encoding malto-oligosyltrehalose trehalohydrolase: protein MPTAPQPHAHSNVLASPLDGEILSRLQDSLLPDHLLTRRWYAAKDAGRPVVRIVDALPLPLPGGSQAQLCLLRVEPPGREPQLYQLPLILDRGTGEDPSVIMGTEDLPVAGRLRDGYADDGVVRALLGAMLHRNLNAGETALSPGLTAGHTRACDALGDRLNADAPLHRMTAEQSNTSIRIGDAAILKGLRKLEPGTHPELEVSRFLTEVAQFPNTPALLGWVERANSSGSTTLCVMQALVPDARDAWGHVTGYLNDRVARFDDDEASQAADADSVAFLRLLGQRTAELHRALATPGGGDAFTPEPATVGRLKDWAGGVRTLAKRVLERLRAAAPSLDPAIAPQATALAAGEAAMMAQIDALIPATADLSAMRLHGDYHLGQILVSRGDVQIVDFEGEPMRPLAERRAKHCILRDVAGMLRSISYAAAMARDAMPGDLDGPSRDARKAWLSWWEGAASAAFLDGYRNAIGDCPGFPQDARAAPMLLKLFLLEKALYEVGYELANRPDWVAIPLAGVTAIIRADAGPEIASRDRDRIAPVDERRRCHSMPFGAEVQADGSVRFSIWAPTAASVLLSLDDGGPPVSMENQGDGWFSLTTARAQAGSRYRFVLPDGLAVPDPASRYQPDDVHGLSEVIDPGLHAWTDAAWTGRPWHETVLYELHVGTFTEEGTFLSAIERLDDLVELGITAIELMPVADFPGSRNWGYDGVLPFAPDSAYGRPEDLKSLVQEAHARGLMVFLDVVYNHFGPEGNYLHAFADSFFTDRHKTPWGAAINVDGERSGSVRDFFIHNALYWLEEFHLDGLRLDAVHAIIDDSDRHVLEELAERVHSHFQSQRHVHLVLENDANQARFLARHREGDPLWHSAQWNDDLHHCLHSAATGEGGGYYADYAHDPAKWGRALAEGFAFQGDPSAYRDGELRGEPSAHLPPSAFVTFIQNHDQIGNRAFGERISHIAKPEAVRAATILYLLGPGIPMLFMGEEWASAKPFPFFCDFGEELAEAVRKGRAEEFAKFPEFQDPDARARIPDPTAPETAESARLDWEARETGEHADWLDWYRRALALRRAEIVPRLDGVPGGASSHCVVGKTGLTVCWTLGDGSRLHAFANLADSSASGFPEATGRVLWTEGAGLTGDTLGPWSVVLWLEDASALDRLADRMGIERSFDNAAGETVTASGETIRALLSAMGVEAGDEAAALALLDRLDEEDYSRALPPVVVRRAGEAVTAPVTLPHGTRTLRYTLTLESGETQSGVVGFGSLPRCRCITVGDVTYAERRLPLGKLDKAGYHTLRVETEHGVAETRLVLAPSRCHLPTSMLVGEKLWGLSAQLYTLRSDRNWGIGDFGDLRTLADIAAARGAAVIGLNPLHAMFLDNPEHASPYSPASRLFLNPLYIDVTAVPEFLDDADLRKEVASPGFRQALEAARASANVDYTAVSRLKLPILDKLFLRFQASAKPDRRAAFDSFRTEGGIGLTRFATFQALREHFAQEGKADWHRWPADYHDATAPAVERFAEEQSGRVAYFAWLQWLADDQLRLAAERAAELGMAIGFYRDLAVGADASGAETWMTPQAVVDAAHVGAPPDLFNPAGQDWGLPPFHPRALRDAGYRPFIDLVRANMRHAGALRIDHAMALQHVYWIPDGHPPGEGAYVGYPMEDLLGILALESQRHRCLVVGEDLGTVPAGFRERMTAVGVLSYRVVFFEWTEDGAFKGPDEYPELALATIGSHDLATLRGWWESDDIALKAEKGLYPADDEEEKQQTRRSADRGALVDALRAAGIALPAGFGPDSPHDEALDLAVHAFLARTNAALAVAQLDDLTREREQVNLPGTTDQYPNWRRKLSMTLEELADAPEPAAVADILAAARPSAAPARR, encoded by the coding sequence GTGCCCACCGCGCCGCAGCCACACGCCCATTCGAACGTCCTGGCGAGCCCTCTGGACGGCGAGATCCTCTCGCGTCTTCAGGACTCCCTGTTGCCGGACCATCTCTTGACCCGCCGCTGGTACGCGGCCAAGGATGCCGGCCGGCCGGTTGTGCGCATCGTCGATGCCCTGCCGCTGCCCCTGCCCGGAGGTTCGCAGGCGCAGCTCTGCCTGCTGCGGGTCGAGCCGCCCGGGCGGGAGCCCCAGCTCTACCAGCTTCCCCTGATCCTCGACCGCGGCACGGGCGAGGATCCGTCGGTAATCATGGGAACGGAGGATCTGCCGGTCGCCGGCCGCCTGCGCGACGGCTATGCCGACGACGGGGTGGTCCGTGCGCTGCTGGGCGCCATGCTGCATCGCAACCTGAATGCAGGCGAAACGGCCTTGTCCCCCGGCCTCACCGCCGGCCACACCCGCGCCTGCGACGCGTTGGGCGACAGGCTCAACGCGGACGCCCCGCTGCACCGGATGACGGCGGAACAGTCCAACACCTCCATCCGCATCGGCGACGCCGCCATCCTGAAGGGTCTGCGCAAGCTGGAACCCGGCACCCATCCGGAACTGGAGGTCAGCCGCTTCCTGACCGAGGTGGCGCAGTTCCCCAACACCCCGGCCCTGCTGGGCTGGGTCGAGCGGGCCAACAGCTCCGGCTCCACCACGCTGTGCGTCATGCAGGCACTGGTGCCGGATGCCAGGGACGCCTGGGGCCATGTCACCGGCTACCTGAACGACCGCGTCGCCCGCTTCGACGACGACGAGGCGTCGCAGGCGGCCGATGCCGATAGTGTCGCCTTCCTGCGCCTGCTCGGCCAGCGGACGGCAGAGCTTCACCGGGCGCTCGCCACTCCCGGCGGCGGCGACGCCTTCACGCCCGAACCGGCGACGGTGGGGCGGCTGAAGGACTGGGCTGGCGGCGTGCGCACCCTGGCCAAGCGCGTGCTGGAACGGCTGCGCGCGGCGGCGCCGTCCCTCGACCCCGCCATTGCGCCTCAAGCCACGGCCCTCGCCGCCGGCGAAGCGGCGATGATGGCGCAGATCGATGCGCTGATCCCCGCGACAGCCGACCTCAGCGCCATGCGCCTGCACGGGGACTATCACCTGGGACAGATTCTGGTGTCGCGCGGCGACGTGCAGATCGTCGATTTCGAAGGCGAGCCGATGCGTCCGCTGGCCGAACGGCGGGCCAAGCACTGCATCCTGCGCGATGTCGCCGGCATGCTGCGCTCCATCTCCTACGCCGCCGCCATGGCCCGCGACGCGATGCCCGGCGACCTCGACGGCCCGTCCCGCGACGCCCGCAAGGCGTGGCTGTCCTGGTGGGAAGGCGCGGCGTCGGCCGCTTTCCTCGACGGCTACCGCAACGCCATCGGCGACTGCCCCGGCTTCCCGCAAGACGCGCGGGCGGCCCCCATGCTGCTGAAGCTGTTCCTGCTGGAGAAGGCGCTGTACGAGGTCGGCTACGAGCTTGCCAACCGGCCGGACTGGGTGGCGATTCCGTTGGCCGGCGTCACCGCCATCATCCGCGCCGATGCCGGGCCGGAGATCGCCAGCCGCGACCGTGACCGCATCGCCCCGGTGGACGAGCGCCGCCGCTGCCATTCCATGCCCTTCGGGGCGGAGGTGCAGGCCGACGGTTCCGTCCGCTTTTCGATCTGGGCGCCGACGGCGGCGTCCGTCCTGCTGTCGCTCGACGATGGCGGCCCGCCGGTGTCGATGGAGAACCAGGGCGACGGCTGGTTCAGCCTGACCACCGCACGGGCGCAGGCGGGCAGCCGCTACCGCTTCGTCCTGCCGGACGGGCTGGCGGTGCCGGATCCGGCCTCGCGCTACCAGCCGGATGACGTGCATGGCCTTTCGGAGGTGATCGACCCCGGCCTCCATGCCTGGACCGATGCCGCCTGGACCGGCCGGCCCTGGCACGAGACGGTGCTTTACGAGCTGCATGTCGGCACCTTCACGGAGGAAGGCACCTTCCTGTCGGCCATCGAACGGCTCGACGATCTGGTCGAATTGGGCATCACCGCCATCGAGCTGATGCCGGTGGCCGACTTCCCCGGCTCCCGCAATTGGGGTTATGACGGCGTGCTGCCCTTCGCCCCCGACAGCGCCTATGGCCGGCCGGAGGATTTGAAGAGTCTGGTGCAGGAGGCGCACGCCCGCGGGCTGATGGTCTTCCTCGATGTCGTCTACAACCACTTCGGACCGGAGGGGAACTACCTCCACGCTTTCGCCGACAGCTTCTTCACCGACCGCCACAAGACGCCCTGGGGGGCGGCGATCAATGTCGATGGCGAGCGCAGCGGATCGGTCCGCGACTTCTTCATCCACAACGCGCTCTATTGGCTGGAGGAGTTCCATCTCGACGGCCTGCGGCTGGACGCCGTCCACGCCATCATCGACGACAGCGACCGCCATGTGCTGGAGGAATTGGCGGAGCGGGTGCACAGCCATTTCCAGAGCCAGCGCCATGTCCATCTGGTGCTGGAGAACGACGCCAACCAGGCGCGCTTCCTGGCCCGCCACCGCGAGGGCGACCCGCTCTGGCACTCCGCCCAATGGAACGACGACCTGCACCACTGCCTGCACAGCGCGGCGACCGGCGAGGGTGGCGGCTACTACGCCGACTACGCCCATGATCCGGCCAAATGGGGCCGCGCCCTGGCGGAGGGCTTCGCCTTCCAGGGCGACCCGTCGGCCTACCGCGACGGCGAGCTGCGCGGGGAGCCGTCGGCCCATCTGCCGCCGAGCGCCTTCGTCACCTTCATCCAGAATCACGACCAGATCGGCAACCGCGCCTTCGGCGAACGCATCTCCCACATCGCCAAGCCCGAAGCTGTGCGCGCGGCGACCATCCTCTATCTGCTCGGTCCCGGCATTCCCATGCTGTTCATGGGCGAGGAATGGGCGTCGGCCAAGCCCTTCCCCTTCTTCTGCGACTTCGGCGAGGAATTGGCGGAAGCCGTGCGCAAGGGGCGGGCGGAGGAGTTCGCCAAATTCCCCGAATTCCAGGACCCCGACGCCCGCGCCCGCATCCCCGATCCCACCGCGCCGGAAACGGCAGAATCGGCCAGGCTTGATTGGGAGGCCCGTGAGACGGGCGAGCATGCCGATTGGCTCGACTGGTATCGCCGGGCCCTCGCCTTGCGGCGGGCGGAGATCGTGCCGCGGCTCGACGGCGTTCCCGGCGGCGCATCCAGCCATTGCGTGGTCGGCAAGACCGGCCTGACCGTCTGCTGGACGCTGGGCGACGGCAGCCGGCTGCATGCCTTCGCCAATCTGGCCGATTCGTCGGCTTCCGGCTTCCCCGAGGCCACGGGCCGCGTTCTGTGGACCGAGGGCGCCGGGCTGACCGGCGATACGCTCGGCCCCTGGTCGGTGGTTCTGTGGTTGGAGGACGCCTCGGCGCTCGACCGCTTGGCCGACCGCATGGGGATCGAACGCTCCTTCGACAACGCAGCCGGGGAGACGGTGACGGCCAGCGGGGAGACCATTCGCGCCCTGTTATCGGCGATGGGGGTCGAGGCGGGGGACGAGGCCGCCGCGCTTGCCCTTCTCGACCGGCTTGACGAGGAGGACTATAGCCGCGCCCTGCCCCCGGTGGTTGTCCGCCGCGCCGGGGAGGCGGTGACTGCACCGGTCACCCTGCCCCACGGCACCCGCACCCTGCGCTATACCCTGACACTGGAAAGCGGGGAGACGCAGAGCGGCGTGGTCGGCTTCGGCAGCCTGCCGCGCTGCCGCTGCATCACCGTCGGCGACGTGACCTATGCCGAGCGGCGCCTGCCGCTGGGAAAGCTGGACAAGGCCGGCTACCACACGCTGCGGGTGGAGACGGAGCATGGCGTGGCGGAAACCCGGCTGGTCCTGGCACCGTCCCGCTGCCATCTGCCGACGTCGATGCTGGTGGGTGAGAAGCTGTGGGGCCTGTCGGCGCAGCTCTACACCCTGCGCAGCGACCGCAACTGGGGCATCGGCGATTTCGGCGATTTGCGGACGCTGGCCGACATCGCGGCGGCGCGCGGGGCCGCGGTGATCGGGCTGAATCCGCTCCATGCCATGTTCCTCGACAATCCCGAGCATGCCAGCCCCTATTCCCCGGCCAGCCGGCTGTTTTTGAACCCGCTCTATATCGACGTCACCGCGGTCCCGGAGTTCCTGGACGACGCCGATCTGCGGAAGGAGGTTGCTTCGCCCGGCTTCCGGCAGGCGCTGGAGGCGGCGCGTGCCTCGGCCAATGTCGACTACACCGCGGTGTCCAGGCTGAAGCTGCCGATCCTGGACAAGCTGTTCCTTCGTTTCCAGGCGTCGGCCAAGCCGGACCGCCGCGCCGCCTTCGATTCCTTCCGGACCGAGGGCGGCATCGGGCTGACACGCTTCGCCACCTTCCAGGCCCTGCGCGAACATTTCGCGCAGGAGGGCAAGGCCGATTGGCACCGATGGCCGGCGGACTACCATGACGCCACGGCGCCAGCGGTGGAGCGCTTCGCCGAGGAGCAGTCCGGCCGCGTCGCCTATTTTGCCTGGCTGCAATGGCTGGCGGACGACCAGCTGCGTCTGGCGGCGGAACGGGCGGCCGAACTCGGCATGGCCATCGGCTTCTACCGCGACCTTGCGGTCGGAGCCGATGCCAGCGGAGCGGAAACCTGGATGACGCCGCAGGCGGTGGTGGACGCCGCCCATGTCGGCGCCCCGCCCGACCTGTTCAACCCCGCCGGCCAGGATTGGGGGCTGCCGCCCTTCCACCCGCGGGCCTTGCGCGATGCCGGCTATCGGCCCTTCATCGATCTGGTCCGCGCCAACATGCGCCATGCCGGTGCGCTGCGCATCGACCATGCGATGGCGCTTCAGCATGTCTATTGGATCCCCGACGGCCACCCGCCGGGCGAGGGCGCCTATGTCGGCTATCCGATGGAGGATCTGCTGGGCATCCTGGCGCTGGAGAGCCAACGTCACCGCTGTCTCGTCGTCGGCGAGGATCTGGGCACCGTGCCCGCGGGATTCCGCGAGCGGATGACCGCGGTCGGGGTGCTGAGCTACCGCGTCGTCTTCTTCGAATGGACCGAGGACGGCGCTTTCAAAGGGCCGGACGAGTATCCGGAGCTGGCGCTCGCCACCATCGGCAGCCACGATCTCGCCACCCTGCGCGGTTGGTGGGAAAGCGACGACATCGCGTTGAAGGCCGAAAAGGGGCTCTACCCGGCGGATGACGAGGAGGAAAAGCAGCAAACCCGTCGGTCGGCCGACCGCGGCGCCCTGGTCGATGCGCTGCGCGCCGCCGGGATCGCTCTGCCTGCCGGCTTCGGGCCGGACAGCCCCCATGACGAGGCGCTTGACCTTGCCGTGCATGCCTTCCTCGCCCGGACCAACGCCGCTCTGGCTGTGGCACAGCTGGACGACCTGACCCGCGAGCGCGAGCAGGTCAACCTGCCCGGCACCACCGACCAGTACCCCAACTGGCGCCGCAAGCT
- a CDS encoding ATP-binding protein, translating to MLNTPADPATDSTVQPFAPSSPSRAAQMVARALERPRRLLMAALLLGVPMTAAVAAGWASSQAQADLRESAQAQLTLYNANLRAELERHAAVPLALAQDAEVRALLAYPSPAAMERLNRKLEDIARALDALALYVMDARGTTVAASNWKDASSFVGENFSYRPYFRMAIDQGEGHHFALGTTSLVPGYYTANRVVAENRTVGAVVLKLGFDRLERAWAPGQEKLLVTDRDGVVFITNMPSWRYHALPRRLPISLPIVPQGTSEGLDVLPWIFGGASDRIALEEKVGLRHYLLTSVAMPGGDWTLHSLTSRDPVNARAWVAGLLAAAAAALAALTAYAVALRRVALVERIALQEESRAELERRVAAATADLRAAENELTQAAKLAALGQMSAGIAHEINQPLAAMRSFADNAVVLLDRGRMDAVRDNLAEIAALTDRMAAITRQLKGFARRASGTLGPVSVQAAVGQALALLESKLRRDDIAVEVDMPDRPVWVVGEDVRLQQVLVNLIGNAVDAMRGCPVRRLRIGLMSAEGEALLSVADTGHGIAEADLPRLFVPFFTTKEAGEGLGLGLSISHGIVEDFGGSLTAANRNGEPGQGAAFTLRLKTTEHPA from the coding sequence TTGCTTAACACCCCGGCCGACCCGGCGACAGATTCGACCGTACAGCCGTTCGCGCCGTCGTCGCCTTCCCGTGCGGCGCAGATGGTGGCCCGTGCGCTGGAGCGGCCGCGCCGGCTTTTGATGGCGGCCTTGCTGCTCGGCGTGCCGATGACGGCGGCGGTGGCGGCCGGCTGGGCGTCGTCGCAGGCTCAAGCAGATCTGCGTGAGAGCGCGCAGGCGCAGCTGACGCTTTACAACGCCAACCTGCGGGCGGAACTGGAGCGGCATGCCGCCGTCCCGCTGGCCCTGGCCCAGGATGCGGAAGTCCGGGCGCTGCTGGCCTATCCGTCGCCGGCGGCGATGGAGAGGCTGAACCGCAAGCTGGAGGACATCGCGCGGGCGCTGGACGCGCTGGCGCTGTATGTCATGGATGCCAGGGGCACGACGGTGGCGGCCAGCAACTGGAAGGACGCCTCCAGCTTCGTGGGCGAGAATTTCTCCTACCGGCCCTATTTCCGCATGGCCATCGACCAGGGCGAGGGGCACCATTTCGCGCTCGGCACCACCTCGCTGGTGCCGGGTTACTACACCGCCAACCGGGTGGTGGCGGAAAACCGCACAGTGGGCGCGGTGGTGCTGAAGCTGGGCTTCGACCGGCTGGAACGGGCTTGGGCTCCGGGGCAGGAAAAGCTGCTGGTGACCGACCGCGACGGCGTGGTCTTCATCACCAACATGCCGTCCTGGCGCTATCATGCCCTGCCCCGCCGGCTGCCGATCAGCCTGCCGATCGTCCCGCAGGGCACCAGCGAGGGGCTGGACGTGCTGCCCTGGATCTTCGGCGGTGCGTCCGACCGCATCGCGCTGGAGGAGAAGGTCGGGCTTCGCCACTATCTGCTGACGTCGGTCGCGATGCCCGGCGGCGATTGGACACTGCACAGTCTGACCAGCCGCGATCCGGTCAACGCCCGCGCCTGGGTGGCCGGGTTGCTGGCGGCGGCGGCGGCGGCGCTGGCCGCGCTGACCGCCTATGCCGTGGCGCTGCGCCGGGTCGCGCTGGTGGAGCGGATCGCCCTGCAGGAGGAATCCCGTGCGGAGTTGGAACGGCGGGTCGCCGCCGCCACCGCCGATCTGCGCGCGGCGGAGAACGAGTTGACCCAGGCGGCGAAGCTGGCGGCACTTGGCCAGATGTCGGCGGGCATCGCGCATGAGATCAACCAGCCACTGGCCGCCATGCGCAGCTTCGCCGACAATGCGGTGGTTCTGTTGGATCGCGGGCGCATGGACGCGGTGCGCGACAATCTGGCGGAGATCGCGGCGCTGACCGACCGCATGGCGGCCATCACCCGGCAGTTGAAGGGGTTCGCCCGCCGCGCCTCCGGCACGCTGGGGCCGGTGTCGGTCCAGGCTGCGGTCGGACAGGCACTGGCGCTTCTGGAGTCAAAGCTGCGGCGGGACGACATTGCGGTGGAGGTCGACATGCCCGACCGGCCGGTGTGGGTGGTGGGCGAGGATGTGCGGCTGCAGCAGGTGCTGGTCAACCTGATCGGCAACGCTGTGGACGCCATGCGCGGCTGTCCCGTGCGCCGCCTGCGCATCGGTCTGATGTCGGCCGAGGGCGAAGCGCTGCTGAGCGTCGCCGACACCGGCCATGGCATCGCCGAGGCGGATTTGCCGCGGCTGTTCGTCCCCTTCTTCACCACAAAGGAGGCCGGCGAGGGGCTGGGGCTCGGCCTGTCGATCAGCCACGGCATCGTCGAGGATTTCGGCGGCAGCCTGACCGCCGCCAACCGCAACGGGGAGCCCGGCCAGGGGGCGGCCTTCACCCTGCGGCTCAAGACAACGGAACACCCGGCATGA